One genomic region from Candidatus Equadaptatus faecalis encodes:
- a CDS encoding saccharopine dehydrogenase family protein: MSRVLVIGCGGVASVAISKCCQVSEVFTELCIASRTKSKCDALAEKLAPKTSTKITTAHVNADNVNELVELIRGYKPDLVMNIALPYQDLTIMDACLICGVNYMDTANYEPENTDDPEWRTIYEKRCKEAGFSAYFDYSWQWAYREKFEKAGLTALLGCGFDPGVTQAYCAYAKKHEFDSIDTIDILDCNGGDHGYPFATNFNPEINLREVSAPGSYWEDGHWVEIPPMSVKREYNFDQVGQKDMYLLHHEEIESIALNIPEVQRIRFFMTFGQSYLTHMKCLENVGMLSTTPITFEGKEIVPIQFLKALLPDPASLGPRTHGKTNIGCIFTGKKDGKDKTYYIYNVCDHQECYREVGSQAISYTTGVPAMCGALMMLTGKWTTLGVHTVEEFDPDPFLDALDKYGLPRSENHNPALVD; the protein is encoded by the coding sequence ATGAGCAGAGTTTTAGTTATCGGCTGCGGCGGCGTTGCGTCTGTCGCCATTTCCAAGTGCTGTCAGGTCAGCGAGGTATTCACCGAGCTGTGCATTGCTTCGCGCACTAAGTCAAAATGTGACGCGCTGGCTGAAAAACTGGCACCGAAAACCTCTACAAAAATTACCACGGCGCACGTGAACGCGGACAACGTGAACGAACTGGTTGAACTTATCCGCGGCTACAAACCGGACCTTGTTATGAATATCGCGCTTCCCTATCAGGATTTAACTATTATGGACGCCTGCCTGATTTGCGGCGTCAATTATATGGACACCGCCAACTACGAACCGGAAAATACCGACGACCCCGAATGGCGCACCATATACGAAAAACGCTGTAAAGAAGCAGGGTTCTCAGCTTACTTTGATTATTCCTGGCAGTGGGCATACCGCGAAAAATTTGAAAAAGCAGGACTTACCGCCCTGCTCGGCTGCGGTTTTGACCCCGGAGTAACACAGGCGTACTGCGCCTACGCGAAAAAACACGAGTTCGATTCCATCGATACGATTGATATTCTCGACTGCAACGGAGGGGACCACGGTTATCCCTTCGCCACAAATTTCAACCCTGAAATAAATCTCCGCGAAGTCAGCGCACCCGGAAGCTACTGGGAAGACGGACACTGGGTTGAAATTCCGCCGATGTCGGTAAAACGCGAATATAATTTCGATCAGGTAGGACAGAAGGATATGTATCTGCTCCACCACGAAGAAATTGAATCAATCGCTCTGAATATTCCCGAAGTGCAGCGCATACGCTTCTTTATGACTTTCGGACAGAGCTATCTGACACACATGAAATGTCTGGAAAACGTCGGCATGCTCTCCACCACTCCGATAACGTTCGAAGGAAAGGAAATTGTTCCCATTCAGTTCCTCAAAGCCCTTCTGCCCGACCCTGCAAGCCTTGGTCCCCGTACGCACGGCAAGACCAACATCGGCTGCATTTTCACCGGAAAGAAAGACGGAAAAGACAAGACGTATTATATCTACAACGTCTGCGACCATCAGGAATGCTACCGCGAAGTCGGTTCACAGGCAATTTCCTACACAACGGGCGTTCCCGCAATGTGCGGGGCTTTAATGATGCTGACGGGCAAATGGACGACACTCGGAGTTCACACCGTGGAAGAATTTGATCCTGATCCGTTCCTTGACGCACTGGACAAATACGGTCTGCCGCGCAGCGAAAATCACAACCCCGCTTTGGTTGACTGA